TCTTAactctatttgcatgtgtgaTGTACTACCAGAAAAACTATAAACAACCAGGCAAGTATTCACaggcaaaaataaaatataagagccaaaagaatattttaatatgcaGTTACTTATGTGTATGTACGTTTATTAAATgtctgattattattaaaacagttGAGACTTGTGATGAAGAGATTACGTATTACGCTGAAACAACATTCTCTACACATCAGCTTCAGTGTATGGTAAAATACTGTTGTATTACTATATGAACTGTGCATGTTTTCAGTATGTATACTCCCTTGGCTTCTTTAAATTCCTGCAGtctttggtgtgtgtgtgaggtttTTATCACTCATTTGTGGGAATTAGAGCTGTTATTTTACTGTCCTTTACTTTTATACTTCAGTATGGCTTGTGTTTTTACAACCATCTTGATCTAATTTTTGATTCTGGTTCTGTTTTCTTGCAGGCTGTCTATGTAGAAGATCGCACAGTGTACTCACCTGTTGTGATATGAATTTAAGGTCCAACtgattgtgttttattgttatcCTTAAGATCAAGGCAAGGAATTCTGGCTACTCACCCAAACTGATTTCTTGATATCATTAATGTTTTACtcttattacatttaatttaggAGTGTAAGATAAACAGAACCTCAGATAGTTTGATCTCCTGGGATATGGACAGTACAAACACATACACCTACAGTATTTGTCTCCACACCCCACAGAGTGAAGTTGTGGGAAAACTTCATCCTGTCCTTCCTTTCACTTTTGTTCCTTCTCCCCCACTTCCTTCCCTTTACACATTCTTCCCTTCATTCTGTTCATTTAGAaagataatataaaaataataatgttttgtcAATGCAAGTGAATTAACAGTAATTTttgatataatttaaaatgactcAGTGCGACTAGTACAGTGGTCTCGTCTACATGGAAGTAAACCAAACGGTAATAAAGGTTTTAAGAGTTTAGAGATACGTTATCTATCGTGGATGTGCCCCTTTTCCAGGGTCCTTCATCCAAACTACCTCCTGTTCCACAACAAGGTGCGAATTCCCTATAGGTCTGTGACCCTACACTCAAATTCTGGAATGATAAACTTCTGTCTGAAAGCGAGACTCAGCAGAACTATGTTTCCACCCACACACCTGTTGGAAATGTAAACTAAAACTTTGTCTGGCTAAATATTCCTCTTTTTTCCacagatattttttgtttggCTTAGAccttgtcatgttttttttacagtaaaacactgtTGCCAGAAATTTACTGCTGATTgtacagtatgttactgtaaCGATACCATGAGTTAAATTAAAACTTGTTACCTCATTTCATTTGCAGAAAACAACTGCCTTTAATTTCTATCACCAATGTCTCTTGATCTTCTCCTGAACctaagcacaggctctactcttcagcacaatggtgacccacaaaactcaattttacaaaagtgtccaaaagtgtgaattatgggATAACGAGCACAGCAATGTATCATgtatcattatgtttgtagcgggatccaattaaaatgtacaatatagcctatttcaattcagacctagatattattactattactccactaggtctaaaatatattgttcactccaaacatgatgatcttaaatttattaattattaatttactattaataaatgtgtaaagttgcataaaatggaaatactcaataatgTAGGCTAACTAcattacctcagatggttgaatggttggattccacaacatgtaaaataaaacatatataagacaatgcaacatttactgtaggagccatacaatttactgattacttaatttaaaaaacttctattgcgcttctgatttggcagtgaaaatcgccgattttgggtgtgtaagatgtgaaggattctatggtccagttagtattttcaccccataatggcggccgcgctaccggagcgccatctaatggctgttacccaaaaaatatcaaagtgtgcctcttgggttctaagctctttggCAGTGTGCAAAACAGCTTGGAGGTAATAGCTGGTAATGAATCTGCTGATGAATTaacaaaaaatgctttaaaaagggAAGTAATAGATTTTTATGTTTCTTTAAGTAAATGTGAAGTTAAAACTAttattaagaaaaatatattaatgataTCACAATGTGTTATAATTACTAGGATGAGACTCGGACACAGGATTTAATGCTTTATTGTTTATAACTGGAATACATGAGACTGGTCTGTGTGGGAACTGTGGGGAGAAAGAAACAGTGAAGCATGCAATATATGATTGTAAAAGGTATGATGAAGAAAAACaagaattaatataatttttaaacaaaaaaggcAAGGTAAATAAGTATTTGGAATATTTATTAGGATATGATTTTAATAGAGATAGAATGTATCTATAATCATACAAAGATTATCCATTCCTATGGGGATTATTACAACATCTCAtgcttttattatattatataacttTGTCCTTCAGTACAGCTGCACTGAACCAGTACTGTTTGTCAGCCGCATACTTAAAGGATGTCTCACTTCAGAAAGGTAACCATTACAAAACTGACCATTAGTATTTCTTGTGAAGTGTAAATTATAATTTCTTTATAACTTTgaaatgctttgttttttttgtttttttactgaaatgtgGCAGCTTCAATGGCATATGCCATTGTCCTTCTTTCCAGTTTCACTTAATCCTACATGTGAAACCTGCCATGGCAGAACTGTGGACATTGTTGTTCTTGTATGATAAATTGCTTGTCATGCTTTTCATTTGTAAGGCACTTTGGAAAAACCCTAAAGATTCGTGCATGAACTCTCACTGGGCATCTATAACGATGAATGCACATAATGACAAAAATGTGACCTTAAATGCCATTAAAGACAAAATATGATTGTAAATAAAACCACTCAGTGTTGTCTTGTCTCACAACACTGTCGCCATTCAGAATATGCCAGTTTCCAGAAGGTGTTGTATTGTGCTGTGAGCTCCTGTGAGCTTCACAGATAAGGCTTTCTGAAATGTGGTCTCAGATCTTCTCTTGAAGTGTTGCTAACATTTCAACAGTccttcccagctaacaaaaatacagttgtgctcagaattattggcacccttggtaaatatgatcaaagatgactgtaaaaataaatctgcattgtttatccttttgatctttaattcataaaattagcaaaaatctaacctttcattgaaggaaaagaattaaaAATGGGAGGGaaatcattatgaaataaatgttttttctccaaaacacattgcgttggtcacaattattggcacccttttattcaatacttttttgcaacctccttttgtcaagataacagctctgagtcttcttctataatgcctgatgagtttggagaacacctgaccagagatcagagaccattccttcatgcagaatctctccagatccttcagattccagctccatgttggtgcttcttctcttcagttcactccagcAAGGTTTACTTTTGCCTATTTTGTCACAGGTGGAAGTATTCAGAATATGATAGTGAATATGATGGGAAAGAatatgatgggaaatgtagaaCAATGTAAAACTGATGGATGGAGTGCTCTCTAGTGGAGATCAAGGGCATTTCAGCTGGTGGTGATGACAGTCATGTTGAAGTGCTTTGTTGTTGGAAAGAACATTAATCATGGAGGACACCAGGTTCATTCTTATTTATTGGGAAAATCTTATTGAAGGGAAAATTATATTTAGCTTCccattcacaaaacatttcatttttggtcaAAAACAGGCTATTTTTGCtatgtataaaacatacaatatactTCAAATAATTACTTTTCTACTGTTGTGGAAAAACATGCTTTATAACtaggaaaaactgaaataacccATTGAACATGAAGATTTTATGCAATAGCCTAATTCAAGACATTTCTCCTCTCCTTATATTACCTTTTTGgccaaaaaaaagttctttaaagtTGAGTCAGGAATACTAAGATTCAAGAGTGTATGATGTTTGATTTTCAAGCACTGACATGTGACAACTCGCATTGCGCAGGTGCATTTCTCCGCTTTTGTTTTCATTATATCACAATCATTGTGTCATGGACTGAAGCCAtggctgttaaaaaaaaatcaagccttttatgttaaatgacaaatttcgtcatcataataaataattttataacttttttgAAACTTTAAGCTGTTAAATTAAGATCACACTAATGGCTGCGTTCATTAtcaaaggcgattcatctgcgatatgaacgcgatattgcgtggcttgtcagtgaactacggctctgtctattaaatgccgctccatttgaaagcaggtgatagcgatttagcggtaatcagggaaccgcttttactgacaaaatgcgcgtgacaatcacatgcAATATATCCCCCAGCCCTAcgcacgtctttcacaaggaacgtcacggcagagatgggcactcgagttaagccgagttcagactgcacgattttcaaagtagtcaggtcactgttcttttcacattgcatgactatcttggggTCAGGGTATATTCTGGCAAACCATTTGCCAATCACGTGTAGCAATAGGCAAAGCAAACTGTTGTACACGCCGTTTACGAACACATGCTGGATAACTCGCAAAGCAAATCATCCGTTTCCCTTTTCCAAGCGCTATTTTGACGAAATGACTTGGATAAGGAATTGGAGAAACAAGAGGCGGGACAACAGTTGAACAATTTCAAAGTTAAAGTTCCTGCAAAATaggttttaaataaatctgtaatAGCTCTATTAAAACAATAGAATTGTTTTAATCCAAATGTAACACTCTCTGGCAGATAAATCGCACTCTAGCTTAACAATGACGTTAGTTTATTccatcaaaatatgaaaagcaTCCAGCGGCATGGGAATGACATGACCTCATCTTTATGTctcaatcaaaaataaataaataaataaaatgtaaaaaaataactagCCTACCTGACTGTGGAGTTGGTTAATTAATGGTATATACATAAATTTATCTcagttaataataattaaaaaaaatcctgcagaCTTCTGTGAAAATCACTGCATAATCACCTAATCTTGTTTATTTGTAATCATGAATAGCTATTTGAAATAACTGTAAACATAATATCAGTCTCATTTCCGTATCCAAATAAGatcattttaatcacaaatataTAGTAGCACCATGATATGTGCATGGTCATGTCTCCTTTTTCAATGCATTATTTAGGCTATGTGTTAGATGTTTTTCTGTTTCCTGACAGGCTGTGCATAATAAagattaaaacatattaaaaatataaattattgtaaattaattCACTCATTGAATACTTACAACATACATAATGTCAACCACACTTTTATTATCTCTAAAATGCTAtctttattcaataataaatactgaataatttttggtgtTAAAGACTGTTTTGTGATTGGCATGGTTTGGTTAAATTCTTAAGAGAACTGGTGACATGAAATGTAATGGCTATCAGGCCATTGAAACTCAACCTTGAATTAGGCCTATAAAGAAGTTCACATATGGGCcacatctttttttattatttggctCACTATAATTATGAATGATGAATTATGTccgtttggttttgttttgaataaaaagAAACTGGGATAGATCAATCCTGTGCCAGAAGAAATTTGTTGACTTGTATCACATAGGGTTAATGACACAGTCACAGGTGGAGATGAGCCAATTATTCTAGCCCATTTCTGGAGACAGAAGAATAAAAGGTACTCAAAGTTCTTCCTTCATATGTAATTATGACTTGAGGGTTTAGTCAGACAGCATTATTTTATTCtctcaaaaaaaatatttgagcctttttttttttttttttttttttacagtttacaaATTTCAATATACTGTAGCAGAAATCACTCAAATTGGATGGGATCCTACAGTGTACATAAAGTGGATCAATATTAAAGTTGAATATGCCAAGTTgccaacattttaaaatcatgatGGAATTTGTAAGGCCTAGGTGCAATATGGTGTGCATGTGTATCAGGCTGTCACATATAAACAGGGGAGGGAACACAGGACACATAACTGGCTAAATCTGTGACTTTCACTGCAgtgatttggaaaaaaaaaattcataacaAATCCATATTATGCATTTGTTTCAAACCTGTCAAAAATGTTACTTTGAGGTTCATacaaatgaattacatttttatgtaaaggTATAATTACTTGACTATTCCTAAATGCCAATCAGTTAGACCTCTCACAACAGTAATGTCCTAAACTCATGCCACACTAAAAGTCAATGTAAATCTCAGTGGATCTAATTCAtcctaaaataataaaaagtagaTAGAATTATCAAAATGATGTTGCTTCCTTATGCAATAACATTAAGTACTGAAAACTTAACCCTATTGCAAAACATGATCTAACATGATCTAAAGTCCTCATTTGTTATTCTGATATGATAAATGCCAATGTTTCACTATGAGTATTTTTGATATGGATGATGTAGCACACTACAACACAACCTCTGGAGGACAGAGGTTGTAAACTATTGGCCCCTCAAAGAACTTGTTGAACACGTTATTTCcagtatttttaattttcatattgaaattcatattaatatgatatatatatatatatatatatatatatatatatatatatatatatacacaaacatttagTTATTTGTGAGTGTAGGTAGATCAACTTTATTATGTTATTCCCAGTATGAGAGTGGGCGGAGCTGAGctctttttttgctttttagaCTGCACAGCATCATTGTTTTTAACCACACATTTTACTGCTGTGATGTTAGCTgatgtctttaaaggtttatattattaaaatttaatttccctatgaaaaaaaatgaaagaagattTTACTACTGGAAAAGACTGTTGCTCTCTGTTGTAGTTCATGGGGTTATATTTCAATAATTCCACAAGTTAGTTACAGATATCTTGGCTATATTCATTAAAACCTCGGCTAGTAAAATCATAATTTGAATTCATAGTGTTGCTGATTTTACATATCTTCAATTAAAATATGGGCATAAATGGAGTAAACagtttatttatcattttaattattacttACACATAACAATACATTGGCTGATGCATAATCACCCTGTATATGTTAAACTTAAAACTCtaaaaatgttataatttaaatgcattgttTGTAAGGGGAATCAGGATCAGAACCCGAATCAGAATACACTTTATTTGCCAAGTGTGTGCAAATGCACAATGTACTTGTTGTTTTCAGGAGATATGTATGACAcaagagaacagaaaaaaaaaacatttaaataagttaaaaattacaattaaaaaatgaaattaaaagtaGTATAGACATCTGGATCAGAACTTGAAGACCTAAGGTATGTACATAGTATGTAGTAAGTCTGTGAAAAAAAGGGTTCATATTAGGTGTTAATTGATTAGTGTTGTCTAAGCAACGACATGACCAATAGAATCGGCTGCGGGGAGGAGTTTGCAGTGCACTTAACTAGTTGCTTTAAAAATTGGCGGTTATATCGTTCTACTTACAGATAGTGCAAAATGTCGCTGGTTATGGGAACGACTTATTCAATAAAAAGGGGGACTTTGTCAGCTGTCCTGAGAGAGGACGATGTAACAGCTGACAATTTGGCCAGGATTTTTAAGGTATGCTCACGTTGAACCGTATTATGGAGCCCAACATGACATGAAGGAAAAGGGTTAGCTGAGTCCCGAATACGGCGGTAAAGTTAGTTTAACGTTTGACATTCGTTAGACAAATGTCCTATCAAACCCACTGTAAATTACTATTATAATTATTCCCCATGTTGCACAAGGCTTGTTTTTCAGATTATTAATCTGGTatgttttatatacagtattgaacccatttaaatacattaaactAACACCAGTTAACCTAAAGGTATTAAACCAACTGTAAATTACTGTAAACTGTAGAATATTAAATACACAAGGCttgtttttttctgatgaacagtTGTTTTACAGTTGGTTTGATACTTTTTAGGTCAAATGGTGTTGTAGTTTAATGGATTCAAATGGGTTCAATATACGTCAGTAGGCtactttatatttaataaatataccaTGTTATACATAccatcattaatttaaatgtaatttatttaataccTTTAGGTCAAATGGTgttagtttaatttatttaaatgggTTCAAtaactgtatataaaaaataccaGATTAATCATCTGAAAAACAAGCGCAACATGGGGAATAATTACAGTTGTTTTGATACCTTTAGTTTAGGCCAAAGGATGTTGTAGTTTAATGGATTTacagttataatacattttttaacttaaaaagtaTGCAATAAGGTTATATATTGGTAATTCCAAAAACAGATAAAAGGGATATTTTTCTGAACATTTTACTATTAGTCTGATATGTCATTTAGGCATTAACTTGCTTAATTGATTTATAGggataattaatatatattgtatttcttTAAACAAAGCCTTGTTCTTAGTTGTTTCAGGCTCAAAACATGAAATGCACAGAGTTTAATGGGTATGAAAACGAATGTGTAACAAATacaaaaactaactttaccATTGTGTCataatcttatttttattttttttcttatattgtGCTGTTTTCTTTATCTCCCTCTGTAGATAACACAGTCAAGTGTTTACCTTACCAGTGACCAGGGAATTTCGATTTTTCCATCTGAAGGAGGATTTTTCAGTTCTATGGACCTTATGACTGGAGGGGTCACCTACCAGGTGATGGGTGATGACATGGCCGTGGTACTCCCAAACCAGGTTGCCTCTTTTCAGTCAAACCCTGGACCGAGCAGACCACGTTTTAGTTTTACAAGGTCTGCCAGTGCAACAGCAGTTCGGCCATGTAATCAAAGCCCAAAAATGTTCCAAAGGTAGGTTGCATTATTGTACTTTGACTAAACCTCATCATCATGTGTGGAGCCAATGTAGATGCACATACTCTCTAGACCTATTTTAAACATCTCCACTTAATTTAAACTCTTCTGGCATTTACTTTTTCagttactgtaaataaaatgtaaaatttttgtTATAGGTTGAATGAAAGACAGGGGATAAACAGgcctaaaaatatttttttccatagaCTGCTTTACTCACGTTTACCTAGGGTGCTAGCTAGTGTAAGGAGACCTGCCACTGACCTGGCACCACTAGAGGCAGGTGCCACTCGACCCGCGACTCTTGTATATACCTGCCTCACAAACTATGACCATTATATGCACCTTTGACTCAGCCTGTTAATGTTATATGTGCCTGCTTTGCAACCAGTGAGTGCAACCGTTATGTGCCTACCACTCGTTATAATTGTTAATAGATAATAGTTGACATAGTCGAGCAAATACATAGTTTAGAACTCACTCAAAATTAAGTTATTGTTTATTGATCCGTTGTCAAAATCACATTTTCAGTCATGCTCAGATTCGGAAAAAGCACTCTTTCCTGTGAAATTGCTTAACATcatgtacatttaaaaacaacaaactaaaaaaatatgACAAAGAATTGTTATAAGATCGTTGAACTTGAACCAGCTTGGTATGACAACTGACACAGCATTTTTGCCATATCACCAACCCTTAGTTCTGTGTCTGTATAGTTTAGGATACTGAACTTCTTTCTTTGTTCCTACAGAACTATTTTCCTAGGACAACTGGAAGGTGACAAAATTGTACAAGACAAAGCCCTAGTCATACCCTTTGAGGAGTCAGAGGCTTGTCTAAAGACAATTACGTCAAAAGTGAAAGAAGCACTGAACATGGGTGCTGaggaaaacatgtttttgactGATAGTCAAGGACATCTTCTCCTTGACACCCCTGGTACAACAGGTTTGTGTTTTTAGCCAGGGATGAATGTTGAAAAAGTTGAACAAGTAAATTACAACATGATTAACTGACAGTATTCATTCTgactttcattatttttttcttttctccacAGGGTCTGGTTACTGGAAGCAAAGCTCCAGGAGGATTTTTGCTATTAGGGATGATGTGTTCGCAGAGATGGGCagaagaaagagaagaaaattCTGGTTAGTCCATGAGTGTTGTCACTAGAAAATTAAAGTCATCTATGAACATTATATTGTCCTTTTACAAAGGTTGTTCTAACCTCAGTCATGAaatgttctgtctgtctgtctgtctaaacGGTTTCAAACTTCAAGTTTTTACTTTAAACTTGCAGGATTTTctttcttaaaggtcccgtttttcgtggttttttgaagctttgattgtgtttatagtgtgcaatataacatgtgttcatgtttcgcgtgtaaaaaaacacagtatttttcacataatttacttatctgtataccgctgtttccactgtcataaaaacgggctgatgacttccttgttctatgaagtccctccttcagaaatacgtaacgagttctgattgtgccagcggttcctgtgttgtgattcgacagcagcttagcgcatcttgcccggaaaggtcacgcctcttaccataacgtggagatgcatgcgctcagtgttattgtaaacatgtctttaattttaccctatcaatttgagccggaatcagacccggtgattggactgcgggatgaaaataacagcgtttcgacgacatggcgacaaacacactctacaaacgcaactcttgtgtattcctgtgggcggaggttagtcaaaaaactgttttagtgacgtcattaaagaaggaagtagagggatgtagtccaaactggccgttcgatgtaggcgacttctgttaaataaaatatctcgcttggctttgaactttgagctttaaaattttacagattttatttatactctaacaacaacattacacactaactaaagtttaaaacatgggatcacgaagaacgggacctttaagccaACTTCAAAGCCTTGATGAAACaactttcctgtagctcagtggttagagcattgcactagcaatgccaaggtcatggtcattcgatcccagggattgtacatactcagatacaaatgaATAGTATAACGcaatgtaagttgctttggataaaagcatctgccaaatgcgtAAATGTAAATGATGCACTTTCTTTTGTATCTACCGTTATAAGGGCATTTTTCTAACTCTATTAAATGTATGCATCATCTTTTATaccaaatttttaaaaataatcaaattcatTGAGACAGTAATAAGACATTACAAGACTGTTACCAATTAATTGCAGTCAGTATTAACAATATCCATGTTTGCACTGCAGAGGAAACACTTGACGCTGCATCTGAAGTGGCATTTGGGAATATTTCTAGAGTCTGTCTAATGAAGCTCAAAGGAGGCATGAAAATTGCAAATAGGTGGTCTTCaggaatgaatcattcattcaactgattGTTTAAAATGGCTGATTTattcagtaatgaagcaagtAACTGATTTTATGAACGAGTCATTGAATTGTTTAGCCTCTACATATGAAAATAGAATTAAACATTGCAAcatgtcttttatttatttatgtaatttttactGTTATAGTAACACATCAAGGAACGATGGATTAGGTCTTGGTGATCTCAAGGACATGATTGAGGAAGTCATTATTGCAGCAGATGGCCTACCTGCTGTTTCTGCGAAAATCAGAGAGGTGTGCAAGCAAAGCGAAGGCCTCACACGGCAGCAATGTGACATTTTGAGGACATCCTTCAGATGCAATGTGTGCAGAGGCAAGTAGTCACCCAGGCATCATACAGACATGTCACTCTTGGTTTTTATAAAGTTTCCTATACTCTGGACAATACAGGAttataaatacctttataatgaagtaaaaagtgcaaaaagttattttaaccTTTAAACGCATATCTCGGGACGTCATAAACTAGCCtccccttaattttttttttttttttttttaattagaccTACACCGACTTAGTATTTCTCGTTCTTTTCGTTATCAACAATGTAAtgagaaaaaatataaaacgaAATGGTAAAAGAATGCTAGATttctaactttatttttttaataaaaaatgtatatgttcACTTGTGACCCGagattttaaatttctttttttctgagcaACAATATTGAGTCTCTGACATCTCAGT
This genomic stretch from Megalobrama amblycephala isolate DHTTF-2021 linkage group LG2, ASM1881202v1, whole genome shotgun sequence harbors:
- the LOC125263571 gene encoding uncharacterized protein LOC125263571; this translates as MSLVMGTTYSIKRGTLSAVLREDDVTADNLARIFKITQSSVYLTSDQGISIFPSEGGFFSSMDLMTGGVTYQVMGDDMAVVLPNQVASFQSNPGPSRPRFSFTRSASATAVRPCNQSPKMFQRTIFLGQLEGDKIVQDKALVIPFEESEACLKTITSKVKEALNMGAEENMFLTDSQGHLLLDTPGTTGSGYWKQSSRRIFAIRDDVFAEMGRRKRRKFCNTSRNDGLGLGDLKDMIEEVIIAADGLPAVSAKIREVCKQSEGLTRQQCDILRTSFRCNVCRGVMDSPVLARCCRSLIGCRNCVDTVIQGGQGCVKCRSEMSAETVVPVAGLSEVLSVIQSLEV